In the Streptomyces fradiae ATCC 10745 = DSM 40063 genome, GCCGTCCCGGCGGGCGACGCCCCGCTGGCCCCGTGCCCGGTGTGCGAGCCGGACGGGGGCGGCGGGGCGGTCGGGACCGGCGGGGAGGCCGGCGAGGCCGGGGGTGCCGCCGGGGAGGCCCGGGAGGCCGGGGGCGGGGCCGCCGAGGACGGGCGCGGGGGCGGAGGCCGGGACGGGAGCAGCGGGGACACCGGGGGCGGGGGCCCGGCCCCGGACGGTGGCGGCGGGGGCTCGGGCGGGGGCGGGGCCGGGCGGTCGTGAACTCGCTGACGTACGAGCTGTTCCTCGCCGGGCTCGCGGTCGGCAGCGCCGCCGCGCTCACCGGCGTGGGGCTGATCGTCACGTACCGGGCGACGGGCGTGCTGAACCTGGCGCACGGCGCGGTCGCCATGGTCTGCGCCTACGTGCTGCGCCAGCTCGTGGTCGAGTGGGGCTGGCCGCTCGGGCCCGCCGCGTGCGTGACGCTGCTGCTGGTCGCCCCGGCGATCGGGTTCGCGCTCGACCGGGTGGTCTTCCGGCCGGCCGCGCTGGCGGACGCCGGGCCGGCGCGGACCCTGGTGGCGTCCATCGGGGTGTTCGTCCTGCTCGTGGGCGGCGCCGCGCTGCTGTGGGGCGGCGGGGCGCGGGACGACGCGCCGGTGCTGCTGGGCGACGACCCGTGGGCGCAGGTGGCGGTCGCCGTCTCGGTGGCGTGCGCGGTGGGCGCGGTGACCCGGTGGACGCGGCTGGGGCGCGAGCTGCGGGCCGTGGTGGACGACCGGGAGCTCGCGGCGCTGGGCGGGATCGCGGCCGACCGGGTCGCGGCGGCGGGCTGGGCGTTCGGGTCGTTCACCGCGGGCCTGACCGGGGTGCTGCTGGCGCCGGTCGTGCGGCTGGACCCGTACGGGCTGCCGCTGCTCGTCCTGGAGGTCATCGCCGTGGCCGTGGCGGCGCGGATGCGGAGCCTGCCGGTCGCGGTCGGGACGGCGCTGGCCATCGGGGTGGCCCAGGCGCAGATGACCCGGTTCCACCCGGAAGGCTGGGCGGGGCCGCTGGTGCGGGCGGTCGGCGCGAACCTGTTCGTGGTCGCCCTGCTGGTGGCCGCGCTGGCGGTGCCCGCCGTGGACGCGGGCGGGCGGGACGTGCTGCCGCGCGGCACGACGGCGGGCGCGCGGGTGCCGCCCGCGCTGTGGGTGTGCGTGGCGGTGCTGCTCGCCCTGCCGCTGGGCTTCGCGGGCCCGGACCTGCGCACGTCGGTGCAGGTGCCCGCGCTGGCCGTGGTGCTGCTGTCGCTGGTGGTGGTGACCGGCCGCAGCGGCCAGATCTCCCTGGGGCAGGCGGGGTACGCGGGGCTGGGCGCTCTGTTCACGGCGCTCCTGGCGGCGGGCCGGCTGCCGGGCCTCCCGCGGCTGCCGGAACTGGCGGCGCTGGCCGCCGCGGTGGTGCTGGTCGCGCCGCTGGGGCTGCTCACCGGCTGGCCGGCGATCAGGCGGCGCGGGCCCGCCCTCGCTCTGGTGACGCTGGCGGTGGGCGTGGCGGTGAGCCGGTTCGTCCTGGCGCAGCCGTACGCGACGGCGGGGCTGGAGGTGGAGCGGCCCGCCGGGTTCCTGACGGACCGCCGGTACTACCTGCTGGAGCTGGCCGTCCTGGCGGCGGCGCTGGTGGCCGTCGCGGCGCTGCGCGCGGGCCGTACGGGCAGGGCCATGGCGGCGCTGCGGGACCACGAGGCGGGTGCGGCGGCGGCCGGGGTGCCGGTGCCCGCGCTGAAGGTCCTGGCCTTCGTGGCGGGCGCGGCCCTGGCGGCGCTGGGCGGCGGACTGCTGAGCATGTCCGTACGGGCGTTCGACGCCGCGGCGTTCGACCCGGTGCGGGCGCTGCTGTGGTTCGCGGCGGTCCTGGTGCTGGGCGCGGACAGCCTGCTGGCGCCGCTGCTGGCGGCGGCGCTGCTGGTCGGGCTGGACGCGGGCGCGCGGGGCGGGGCGGCCGCGGCGGTGATCGGCCTGCTGGCGGCCCTGACGGCCCGCGTCCCGCCCCTGGCGGCCCTCCTCGCCCGGCCACCGCGCCACCCCGTGCCGCCGGACGGGGCGGGCCGGGCGGCGCCGGGCGAGGCGGAGGCGCGCACCCCCGTGCGGGGCGGCCCGGGTGGCCCGGACGGGCGCCCGGCCACGGGTGCGGCGGCCCCGGAAGGCGCGAAGGGCACGGACGGCGGTGTGCCGGACGCGGGTGGCGCGTCCGGCCCCGGCCGCACGCCTGGTGCGGATGGCCCGCGCCGTGCGGGCCGTACCCCCGGGGCGGGCAGCAGCGCAGGGACGCCTGGTGCGGGCGGACCGGGCGGCGGCACGGGCGGCACGGGCGCCGCCACCGGCCGCGCCCGCCCCCCTGCCGGGCCGCAGGGCGCGGCCCCGGTGCGGCTGGAGGCGCGGGGGCTGCGGGTGCGGTACGGCGGGGTGACCGCGCTGGACGGGGTGGACCTGTCGCTCGTACCCGGACGGGTGACCGCGCTCGTGGGGCCGAACGGGGCCGGGAAGAGCACCCTGTTCCACTGCCTCGCCGGCACCGTCCGCCCGGTCGCCGGCCGGGTCAC is a window encoding:
- a CDS encoding ABC transporter permease subunit: MNSLTYELFLAGLAVGSAAALTGVGLIVTYRATGVLNLAHGAVAMVCAYVLRQLVVEWGWPLGPAACVTLLLVAPAIGFALDRVVFRPAALADAGPARTLVASIGVFVLLVGGAALLWGGGARDDAPVLLGDDPWAQVAVAVSVACAVGAVTRWTRLGRELRAVVDDRELAALGGIAADRVAAAGWAFGSFTAGLTGVLLAPVVRLDPYGLPLLVLEVIAVAVAARMRSLPVAVGTALAIGVAQAQMTRFHPEGWAGPLVRAVGANLFVVALLVAALAVPAVDAGGRDVLPRGTTAGARVPPALWVCVAVLLALPLGFAGPDLRTSVQVPALAVVLLSLVVVTGRSGQISLGQAGYAGLGALFTALLAAGRLPGLPRLPELAALAAAVVLVAPLGLLTGWPAIRRRGPALALVTLAVGVAVSRFVLAQPYATAGLEVERPAGFLTDRRYYLLELAVLAAALVAVAALRAGRTGRAMAALRDHEAGAAAAGVPVPALKVLAFVAGAALAALGGGLLSMSVRAFDAAAFDPVRALLWFAAVLVLGADSLLAPLLAAALLVGLDAGARGGAAAAVIGLLAALTARVPPLAALLARPPRHPVPPDGAGRAAPGEAEARTPVRGGPGGPDGRPATGAAAPEGAKGTDGGVPDAGGASGPGRTPGADGPRRAGRTPGAGSSAGTPGAGGPGGGTGGTGAATGRARPPAGPQGAAPVRLEARGLRVRYGGVTALDGVDLSLVPGRVTALVGPNGAGKSTLFHCLAGTVRPVAGRVTLDGADITRRPAHARTRLGIARTFQEPAVFASLTVEENVRLGAERGRLRDAPDATTGQVLRLLDLDGPVRHRPAAGLPTGVLRRTELGRALAGRPHTLLLDEPAAGLDDAEAAALARILAALAADGTAVLVVEHDLDLVAGIAHTVHVMRAGRIVS